One segment of Triticum aestivum cultivar Chinese Spring chromosome 2A, IWGSC CS RefSeq v2.1, whole genome shotgun sequence DNA contains the following:
- the LOC123186644 gene encoding uncharacterized protein: MSMADEQNDAGPPGAPHLLLLAVVVGLLVAWPLFLGGSREAVIDTIAKAIAELLGPVGLLLLPLGLLLLIHLLSCDGGSPDAVYHVGGSPIGVALMLVLILALLYYRSALFGSGGGDDK, encoded by the coding sequence ATGTCAATGGCGGACGAGCAGAACGACGCTGGCCCGCCCGGCGCGCCGCACTTGCTGCTGCTGGCGGTGGTGGTGGGGCTGCTGGTTGCGTGGCCGCTTTTCCTGGGTGGCAGCCGCGAGGCGGTCATCGATACCATCGCCAAAGCCATCGCCGAGCTGCTCGGCCCCGTGGGCCTGCTCCTCCTCCCGCTggggctcctcctcctcatccacctcctcTCCTGCGACGGCGGCTCGCCCGACGCCGTGTACCATGTCGGTGGATCCCCCATCGGCGTGGCGCTCATGCTGGTCCTCATCCTCGCCCTCCTCTACTACCGGTCGGCACTCTTCGGCAGCGGCGGAGGCGACGACAAGTAG